In Pseudoalteromonas sp. MM1, a single window of DNA contains:
- a CDS encoding MATE family efflux transporter has product MRETSHSQSRPDLLNDPILPTLKKMTIPMIFGMVTLMMFNIVDTFFISMLGTEPLAAVSFTFPVTFTVISLAIGLGIGTSAVIAKALGSNKIEEARFDASVSLIVALLLVILLSFVGYLLIDPIFTLLGAGQLVLPLIHEYMNIWFIGSVFLITPMIGNSVLRASGDTTTPSIVMGGAGLINAILDPILIFGWGPVPALGIQGAAIASVIAWGVAVIIILYVLAVKKRLLSLKAGNQTAASAIKKVLKIGLPAAGANMLTPVAMAVMTALVANHGPEAVAAFGVGSRIESIASILVLALSMTLPPFVSQNFGAGKLGRVKEAYIGTLKFVMIWQFAIYILLIALSGVISQLFGKEQAVIDVIKLFIYTIPLSYGFQGVIILSNSSFNALHKPMNALFLSVIRLFVFYLPFAYIGSMLGGLIGLFIGAAIGNVFTGLVAYKWFVKELDAICSNTVTE; this is encoded by the coding sequence ATGCGCGAAACTTCACATTCTCAATCACGCCCAGATTTACTTAACGATCCCATCTTGCCTACATTGAAAAAAATGACCATCCCGATGATATTTGGCATGGTCACGCTGATGATGTTCAATATAGTTGATACATTTTTTATCAGTATGTTGGGCACAGAGCCCCTTGCGGCGGTAAGCTTTACGTTTCCGGTCACTTTTACGGTAATAAGCCTAGCCATAGGCTTAGGTATTGGCACATCAGCGGTTATAGCTAAAGCCTTAGGCAGTAATAAAATAGAAGAGGCGCGTTTTGATGCCAGTGTGTCGCTTATTGTGGCGCTTCTATTAGTTATTTTACTTTCGTTTGTTGGATATTTACTAATAGACCCAATATTCACTTTATTAGGGGCCGGACAATTAGTGCTGCCACTTATCCATGAGTATATGAATATTTGGTTTATTGGCAGTGTGTTTTTAATCACCCCCATGATAGGTAATTCGGTATTACGAGCCAGTGGCGATACTACAACACCCAGCATAGTAATGGGTGGAGCAGGGCTTATTAATGCCATACTCGATCCTATATTAATCTTTGGCTGGGGCCCAGTGCCGGCATTAGGCATTCAAGGTGCCGCTATTGCCAGTGTTATTGCCTGGGGCGTAGCGGTTATTATTATTTTGTATGTGCTGGCAGTTAAAAAGCGGTTATTAAGCTTAAAAGCCGGTAATCAAACTGCGGCAAGTGCAATTAAAAAAGTACTTAAAATAGGCTTACCCGCAGCGGGGGCTAACATGCTTACCCCAGTGGCAATGGCTGTAATGACCGCACTCGTTGCTAATCATGGACCCGAAGCGGTTGCCGCTTTTGGTGTAGGCAGCCGTATTGAATCAATTGCCAGTATTTTAGTGCTGGCCTTATCGATGACATTGCCTCCTTTTGTTAGCCAAAACTTTGGGGCGGGTAAATTAGGCCGCGTAAAAGAGGCATACATTGGTACGTTAAAATTTGTGATGATATGGCAATTTGCTATTTATATTTTACTCATTGCACTGTCGGGGGTAATAAGCCAATTATTTGGTAAAGAACAAGCTGTAATCGATGTTATTAAGCTCTTTATATACACCATACCGCTAAGTTATGGCTTTCAAGGGGTGATCATTTTATCAAATTCATCGTTTAATGCTTTACACAAACCTATGAATGCATTGTTTTTAAGTGTTATTCGTTTGTTTGTGTTTTACCTGCCTTTTGCTTATATAGGCAGTATGCTAGGTGGTTTAATTGGTTTATTTATTGGCGCTGCAATCGGTAATGTATTCACAGGGTTAGTCGCGTACAAATGGTTTGTAAAAGAGCTAGATGCAATATGCAGTAACACGGTAACGGAGTAA
- a CDS encoding EAL domain-containing protein produces MAGFKKLIFIQILSWLVCVAAGSYFISVSFNNAVSEAQTSAQTSVTRYINSLTSEELSPESIKKAIGDGKTFSSFILRDYQGAEVFSVNSPAQLPMFAEFIQSSFNSVRPQFAVNDAADIKVEFTLNIERLAQQLQTSLFIVIFISAFLVIIPIILMKSIFHSLNKNISMTVADVIDIYINQNQIGDDLDTALDASKMKKLGKDLVPSFNRLSHFLKNKNDDIQNAALSIKQEAYKDVITELGNRNMFVEYYEKHIENSERSTFGSLALVRCSELQSINQSRGYQKGDDYVKGVADIIKHISGTYTGSQVFRLNSSDFAIVLPNTPLKEAERFGENLQSRFTQYQQNQELSSVANTGIVGYEKGKPLGELLSVVDNAMSMAQSKQVNAWHVQRETDLVNNVSAGFGNQNWRKVINEVIESKRVHLVMQNIMPLGKSIKAYAEIQVRFKTEDNQVLPTASFLAMAEKLDMAIEIDRLIIDSSLEKIKSRNLSEKFFGLNVTASSAHNDQFVIWLERRLLKDTHIASKLVFEVSEFGLQQNIKASKRFIDMVHRVGARVTVERFGVGLTSFKFFRDLKPDFIKMDASYTRGLEDDKNNQYFMRLMVDLAHRIGVSVFAEGVESQEEKHIVETLCLDGVQGYYIEKPKDI; encoded by the coding sequence ATGGCTGGCTTTAAAAAACTTATTTTTATACAAATCCTGTCTTGGCTTGTATGTGTTGCGGCTGGAAGCTACTTCATTTCTGTAAGCTTTAATAATGCAGTAAGTGAAGCGCAAACGTCAGCACAAACCAGTGTAACACGCTACATTAACAGTTTAACTAGCGAAGAGCTTTCGCCTGAAAGTATAAAAAAAGCGATTGGCGATGGTAAAACATTTTCAAGCTTTATACTAAGAGACTACCAAGGGGCTGAAGTATTTTCAGTTAACTCCCCTGCCCAGCTCCCCATGTTTGCTGAATTTATTCAATCTAGCTTTAATTCGGTTCGTCCTCAGTTTGCCGTTAACGACGCCGCAGATATAAAAGTAGAATTTACACTCAACATTGAACGTTTAGCGCAGCAACTACAAACCTCGTTATTTATAGTTATATTTATTTCTGCTTTTTTAGTGATTATCCCAATCATATTAATGAAATCTATTTTTCATAGCTTAAATAAAAATATCAGCATGACCGTTGCCGATGTAATAGACATTTACATTAACCAAAATCAAATTGGCGACGACCTAGATACCGCGCTTGATGCCAGTAAAATGAAAAAACTAGGTAAAGATTTAGTCCCTAGCTTTAATCGCCTTTCGCATTTTTTAAAAAATAAAAATGATGATATTCAAAACGCTGCCCTCAGCATTAAGCAAGAAGCCTATAAAGATGTTATTACCGAATTAGGTAACCGTAATATGTTTGTTGAATATTACGAAAAGCACATCGAAAACAGTGAGCGCAGTACCTTTGGCTCGCTAGCGCTTGTACGCTGTAGTGAGCTGCAATCAATAAATCAAAGTCGTGGCTATCAAAAAGGTGATGACTACGTTAAAGGTGTGGCGGATATAATTAAGCATATAAGCGGCACTTACACCGGCAGCCAAGTATTTAGGCTAAATAGCTCAGACTTTGCCATAGTATTACCTAATACCCCTCTTAAAGAAGCAGAGCGTTTTGGTGAAAACCTGCAATCGCGCTTTACTCAATACCAGCAAAATCAGGAGCTCAGCTCTGTGGCTAATACGGGTATTGTAGGCTACGAAAAAGGCAAACCGCTGGGCGAGCTATTATCGGTTGTAGATAACGCAATGAGTATGGCGCAATCTAAGCAAGTAAATGCATGGCATGTGCAGCGCGAAACCGATTTAGTTAATAATGTAAGTGCTGGGTTTGGTAACCAAAACTGGCGTAAAGTGATTAACGAAGTAATTGAATCAAAACGTGTTCACTTAGTAATGCAAAATATTATGCCGCTGGGTAAAAGTATTAAGGCTTATGCAGAGATACAAGTACGTTTTAAGACCGAAGATAACCAAGTGCTTCCTACGGCCTCATTTTTAGCTATGGCCGAAAAGCTCGACATGGCCATAGAAATTGACCGCTTAATTATTGACTCGTCACTTGAAAAAATTAAAAGCCGCAACCTGTCTGAAAAGTTTTTTGGCCTGAATGTAACCGCCTCAAGCGCCCATAACGACCAATTTGTTATTTGGTTAGAACGCCGCTTATTAAAAGATACACATATAGCCTCTAAATTAGTATTTGAAGTAAGTGAGTTTGGCCTACAGCAAAATATTAAAGCCAGTAAACGCTTTATTGATATGGTGCATCGTGTAGGGGCCCGCGTAACGGTTGAACGCTTTGGTGTAGGATTAACTTCGTTTAAGTTTTTCCGTGATTTAAAACCCGACTTTATTAAAATGGATGCAAGTTACACCCGCGGCCTAGAAGATGATAAAAACAATCAATACTTTATGCGCCTAATGGTTGATTTAGCCCACCGCATTGGTGTGAGTGTGTTTGCAGAGGGCGTTGAAAGCCAAGAAGAAAAACACATAGTAGAAACGCTTTGCCTAGACGGCGTACAAGGTTATTACATAGAAAAACCTAAAGATATTTAG